In a genomic window of Bradyrhizobium ontarionense:
- a CDS encoding FAD-binding and (Fe-S)-binding domain-containing protein, which produces MPNAKAGPSRLEQKLRAEITGDVFFDRFNRGRYATDASFYQVVPAGVVVPRTMDEALRTLAIARGDGRIVTPRGGGTSQCGQTVNEGLVVDFSKHLNRIVSLDVENKACVVEPGIVLDDLNRQLKKHGLWFPVDVSTASRATIGGMAGNNSCGGRSLRYGTMRDNTIAIDAALADGTLAHFGEVPRDVRDINAPDSARTLFRDLLALGEREAAEIADKFPKVQRRVGGYNLDALTPRNAANNLAHLLVGSEGTLAFSTRIELKLWPLIGTKALGVCHFGSFYEAMDAAQHLVKLKPIAVELVDRTMIGLGRDIAMFQPVIAAAVRGDPDAILVVEFAEETREENLAKLKQLAELMGDLGFAWNHEPRKWGGVVEITDPALQTAVADFRAAGLNVMMSMKEAGKPVSFVEDCAVPLPHLADYTARLNEVFARHGTRGTMYAHASEGCLHVRPVLNLKLEKDVKAMRAIAEEAFAMVREYKGSHSGEHGDGIVRSEFHTQMFGSRIVADFKEVKQRFDPGNVLNPGRIVDPPKMDDRSLFRYPPDYRVEDLKTVLDWSAYPGAAGGFQGAVEMCNNNGACRKLDGGVMCPSYRATRDEKDVTRGRANTLRLAISGQLGPGALSSDEMMETLKLCVSCKACRRECPVGVDMAKMKIEVLAARARTHGLTLRDRLVAYLPRYADLAARFAPLVNLRNQSGVLRALMERTAGISARRKLPAFRSDTFRVDAEAFGPENGREVVLFGDTFNRVYERENLDAALRVLVAGGYRVHVPKPVDGGRPLCCGRTFLSAGLVDEAKSELQRLVETYAPFAARGVPIIGLEPSCLLTLRDELLSLRSDTAAKTISAHALLLEEFLAREAEAGRLALPLGPLPGKALLHGHCHQKSFAAFKPVEQLLRLIPELEVQTIESSCCGMAGAFGYGAETYEVSLQMAEASLLPAVREADASTFIVADGTSCRHQIQDGADRGAVHAAQLLAMSLDRAQARS; this is translated from the coding sequence ATGCCGAACGCCAAAGCCGGTCCGTCCAGGCTCGAACAGAAGCTCCGTGCCGAGATCACCGGCGACGTCTTCTTTGATCGCTTCAACCGCGGCCGCTATGCCACCGATGCCTCGTTCTACCAGGTCGTCCCGGCCGGCGTGGTCGTGCCGCGCACGATGGACGAGGCGTTGCGGACGCTCGCCATCGCCCGCGGCGACGGCCGCATCGTCACCCCGCGCGGCGGCGGCACCTCGCAATGCGGCCAGACCGTCAACGAGGGTCTCGTCGTCGACTTCTCCAAGCACCTGAACCGCATCGTCTCGCTCGATGTCGAGAACAAGGCCTGCGTGGTCGAGCCGGGCATCGTGCTTGACGACCTCAACCGCCAGCTCAAGAAACATGGTCTGTGGTTTCCGGTCGACGTCTCCACCGCCTCACGCGCCACGATCGGCGGTATGGCGGGCAATAATTCCTGCGGCGGCCGCTCGCTGCGCTATGGCACCATGCGCGACAACACGATCGCGATCGATGCCGCCCTCGCGGACGGCACGCTGGCACATTTCGGCGAGGTGCCGCGCGATGTCCGCGACATCAACGCGCCGGACAGCGCCCGCACGCTGTTCCGCGACCTGTTGGCGCTCGGTGAGCGCGAGGCCGCCGAGATCGCCGACAAGTTTCCGAAGGTGCAGCGCCGCGTCGGTGGCTACAATCTCGATGCGCTCACTCCGCGCAACGCTGCCAACAACCTGGCCCATCTGCTGGTCGGCTCGGAGGGCACGCTGGCTTTCTCGACCCGGATCGAGCTCAAGCTGTGGCCGCTGATCGGCACCAAGGCGCTTGGCGTCTGCCATTTCGGCAGCTTCTACGAGGCGATGGATGCGGCCCAGCACCTCGTCAAGTTGAAGCCGATCGCGGTCGAACTGGTCGATCGCACCATGATCGGGCTCGGACGCGACATCGCCATGTTCCAGCCGGTGATCGCGGCGGCCGTGCGCGGCGATCCCGATGCGATCCTGGTGGTGGAGTTCGCCGAGGAGACGCGCGAGGAGAACCTCGCCAAGCTGAAGCAGCTCGCCGAGCTGATGGGCGATCTCGGCTTCGCCTGGAATCATGAGCCGCGCAAATGGGGCGGCGTGGTCGAGATCACCGACCCCGCCCTGCAGACCGCAGTCGCTGACTTCCGCGCCGCCGGCCTCAACGTCATGATGTCGATGAAGGAAGCCGGCAAGCCGGTGTCCTTCGTCGAGGACTGCGCCGTGCCGCTGCCGCATCTCGCCGACTATACCGCACGTCTCAACGAGGTCTTCGCCAGGCACGGCACCCGCGGCACGATGTATGCGCACGCCTCCGAAGGCTGCCTGCACGTCCGCCCGGTGCTGAACCTGAAGCTGGAGAAGGACGTCAAGGCGATGCGCGCCATCGCCGAGGAAGCCTTCGCCATGGTGCGCGAGTACAAGGGCTCGCATTCCGGCGAGCACGGTGACGGCATCGTGCGCTCGGAATTTCATACGCAGATGTTCGGCAGCCGGATCGTCGCCGACTTCAAGGAGGTGAAGCAGCGCTTCGATCCCGGCAATGTGCTCAACCCCGGCCGCATCGTCGATCCACCCAAGATGGACGACCGTTCGCTGTTCCGCTACCCGCCGGACTACCGCGTCGAGGATCTCAAGACCGTGCTCGACTGGTCGGCCTATCCGGGCGCCGCCGGCGGATTTCAGGGCGCCGTCGAGATGTGCAACAACAACGGCGCCTGCCGCAAGCTCGACGGCGGCGTGATGTGCCCGTCCTATCGCGCCACCCGCGACGAGAAGGACGTCACGCGAGGCCGCGCCAATACGCTACGGCTTGCGATCTCCGGCCAGCTAGGCCCCGGTGCGCTGTCATCCGACGAGATGATGGAGACCTTGAAGCTGTGCGTCTCCTGCAAGGCCTGCCGCCGCGAGTGCCCTGTTGGTGTCGACATGGCCAAGATGAAGATCGAGGTGCTTGCGGCACGGGCGAGGACACACGGCCTCACCTTGCGCGATCGGCTCGTGGCCTATCTGCCACGCTACGCCGACCTCGCCGCACGCTTCGCGCCGCTCGTGAACCTGCGCAACCAAAGCGGCGTGCTGCGCGCGCTCATGGAGCGGACCGCCGGCATCAGCGCGCGTCGCAAGCTGCCGGCGTTCCGCAGCGACACCTTCCGCGTCGATGCCGAGGCCTTCGGCCCCGAGAACGGCCGTGAGGTCGTGCTGTTCGGCGACACCTTCAACCGCGTCTATGAACGCGAAAATCTCGATGCCGCGTTGCGCGTGCTCGTCGCCGGCGGCTATCGCGTCCATGTACCGAAACCGGTCGACGGCGGCCGGCCACTGTGCTGCGGCCGCACCTTCCTCTCCGCCGGCCTCGTCGACGAGGCCAAGTCGGAGCTGCAGCGCCTGGTCGAGACCTACGCGCCGTTCGCAGCACGCGGCGTCCCGATCATCGGGCTGGAGCCGAGCTGCCTGCTGACGCTGCGCGACGAGCTGTTGTCATTGCGCAGCGACACCGCAGCGAAGACGATCAGCGCGCACGCGCTGCTGCTGGAGGAATTTCTCGCGCGTGAGGCCGAAGCCGGCCGCCTCGCTTTGCCGCTCGGGCCCCTTCCCGGCAAGGCACTGCTGCACGGCCATTGTCATCAGAAGTCCTTCGCAGCCTTCAAGCCGGTCGAGCAGCTGCTGCGACTGATTCCGGAGCTCGAGGTCCAGACCATCGAATCCTCCTGCTGCGGCATGGCCGGCGCCTTCGGCTATGGCGCCGAGACCTACGAGGTCTCGCTACAGATGGCGGAAGCGTCGCTGCTGCCGGCCGTGCGCGAGGCCGACGCCTCCACCTTCATCGTTGCCGACGGGACATCCTGCCGGCACCAGATCCAGGACGGTGCCGATCGCGGCGCCGTCCACGCCGCGCAGCTCCTGGCGATGAGCCTGGATCGCGCACAAGCGCGTTCGTAG
- a CDS encoding GntR family transcriptional regulator, giving the protein MTSTILDTLAMPVTEPGERPAPVRDETSLHDEILARLRDYIVEGHVPDGGRLSERQLCEMLKVSRTPLREALKVLAAEGLVELLPNRGARVRPLSAADIRELFDLMGGLEGLAGRLACEKITDEDVEKIQQLHHDMYGFYMRQDMQGYFRMNQLIHRAIVDAAANVTLHATYESLAGRIRRVRFSANFARKRERWSEAMREHELILDALRRRAGGELSDILFQHLRNKGAAAIAYFAEAQPAAAPPSAGKPAKVE; this is encoded by the coding sequence ATGACCTCCACGATTTTGGATACCTTGGCTATGCCCGTGACGGAGCCGGGCGAACGTCCTGCCCCGGTGCGCGACGAGACCTCGCTTCATGACGAGATCCTGGCGCGGCTGCGCGACTACATCGTCGAGGGCCACGTCCCGGACGGCGGCCGCCTGTCCGAGCGGCAGCTGTGCGAGATGCTGAAGGTCTCACGCACCCCGCTGCGCGAAGCCTTGAAGGTGCTCGCTGCTGAAGGATTGGTTGAACTGCTACCGAACCGCGGCGCCCGGGTCCGCCCTTTGAGTGCCGCCGACATCCGCGAATTGTTCGACCTGATGGGCGGGCTAGAGGGACTCGCCGGGCGCCTCGCCTGCGAGAAGATTACGGATGAAGATGTCGAAAAAATTCAGCAACTTCATCATGATATGTATGGTTTTTACATGCGCCAGGACATGCAGGGTTATTTCCGCATGAACCAGCTCATCCACCGCGCCATCGTTGATGCCGCCGCCAACGTCACGCTTCACGCGACCTATGAGAGTCTTGCGGGGCGTATCCGCCGGGTGCGCTTCTCGGCCAATTTCGCCCGCAAGCGCGAGCGCTGGAGCGAGGCCATGCGCGAGCATGAGCTGATCCTGGACGCGCTGCGCCGGCGGGCCGGCGGCGAGCTTTCCGATATCCTGTTCCAGCACCTGCGCAACAAGGGTGCGGCCGCGATCGCCTACTTTGCCGAGGCCCAACCCGCAGCCGCGCCACCTAGCGCCGGCAAACCGGCTAAGGTCGAATGA